A portion of the Halobacillus ihumii genome contains these proteins:
- the panF gene encoding sodium/pantothenate symporter, which produces MNAAVIVPLIIFLVLIFLVGFIASGSLRKSNNDFLEEYFLGGRELGGFILAMTMTATYGSASSFIGGPGVAYTEGLGWVLLAMSQVVTGYFVLMILGKKFAIMSRKYNAVTLTDYLKGRYQSKWVVLTAAVSIIIFLFSAMAAQWVGGARLIESLTGLPYHTALFIFALSVLVYVVIGGFRAVALTDAVQGVVMFGGTLILLVATIIAGGGIPAIIQELAAENPNLITPFGAEGSLTPTYVSSFWILVGVAVVGLPQVTVRAMSYKSSQAMHRALIIGTVVVGFIMLNMHLIGVFARPILPGIEVGDKVMPLIALEVLPAWLAGVVLAAPMAAIMSTVDSLLLLVSSSVIKDVYVNYIKPDASPQRVKTLSFGVTSLLGVLVFLMALNPPDLLIWLNLFAFGGLEATFIWPVVMGLYWKKGNKYGALSSMVVGVITYIVIQQFFPTPFGMHSVVLPIILSFVAYVVVSLATQSMTLKEYAAQQKIEGNL; this is translated from the coding sequence ATGAACGCAGCTGTAATTGTGCCATTAATTATTTTCTTAGTACTTATTTTCCTAGTTGGGTTCATAGCTAGTGGGTCCTTAAGAAAGTCCAATAATGACTTTTTAGAAGAATACTTTTTAGGGGGACGTGAGCTGGGCGGATTCATTTTGGCTATGACGATGACAGCTACATATGGGAGTGCAAGTAGTTTTATAGGAGGACCTGGGGTAGCATATACAGAAGGATTAGGCTGGGTTTTGCTTGCTATGTCGCAAGTAGTTACTGGTTACTTTGTCCTGATGATTTTAGGGAAAAAATTCGCTATCATGTCCCGAAAGTATAATGCAGTAACCTTAACCGATTATTTAAAGGGGCGTTATCAAAGCAAATGGGTCGTACTGACCGCGGCAGTCAGTATCATTATTTTTCTATTTTCGGCGATGGCTGCTCAATGGGTAGGCGGTGCTCGATTAATCGAATCATTAACAGGGTTGCCGTACCATACAGCATTATTCATATTCGCTTTGTCCGTACTCGTTTATGTGGTGATCGGCGGTTTTAGGGCGGTGGCCTTAACGGATGCGGTTCAAGGTGTTGTGATGTTTGGAGGAACACTGATTCTTCTCGTAGCAACGATTATTGCGGGGGGAGGCATTCCGGCTATTATACAAGAATTAGCTGCCGAGAATCCGAATTTAATTACACCGTTTGGAGCAGAAGGCAGCTTGACCCCCACTTATGTTTCTTCTTTCTGGATTCTTGTAGGTGTAGCTGTAGTCGGGCTGCCTCAAGTTACCGTAAGGGCGATGTCTTATAAAAGTTCGCAAGCTATGCATCGTGCCTTAATTATTGGAACTGTTGTCGTTGGATTTATCATGTTGAATATGCATTTAATCGGAGTATTTGCCAGACCAATTCTGCCGGGGATAGAAGTTGGAGATAAAGTAATGCCGTTGATTGCTTTAGAAGTGTTACCTGCATGGCTTGCGGGTGTAGTCTTAGCTGCACCAATGGCTGCTATTATGTCAACAGTTGATTCCTTGCTGCTTTTGGTTAGTTCCTCTGTCATTAAGGATGTTTATGTTAATTACATCAAGCCTGATGCCTCTCCTCAACGAGTAAAAACATTAAGCTTCGGTGTGACATCGCTGCTTGGAGTTCTCGTGTTCTTAATGGCTCTCAATCCGCCAGATCTTCTGATATGGCTTAATTTGTTTGCCTTTGGCGGGTTAGAAGCAACGTTTATTTGGCCGGTTGTGATGGGATTATATTGGAAAAAGGGAAATAAATATGGTGCACTGTCCTCGATGGTCGTTGGAGTTATCACGTACATTGTGATCCAGCAATTCTTTCCAACCCCTTTTGGGATGCACAGTGTCGTTTTACCGATTATCTTATCGTTTGTCGCCTATGTAGTCGTCAGTTTGGCAACACAAAGCATGACCTTAAAAGAATATGCAGCCCAACAGAAAATCGAAGGAAACCTATAA
- a CDS encoding YhdT family protein, whose product MSGRNKDYRFTIANREALIGITLAVINFVWWYGFAYGLGSKPPENYHFVLGLPAWFFYSCVVGFILIVALVVVVVNFFFVDVPFEEEEGRGNGS is encoded by the coding sequence ATGTCTGGAAGAAATAAAGACTATCGTTTTACCATAGCAAATCGCGAAGCTTTAATTGGTATTACGCTAGCTGTGATTAATTTTGTATGGTGGTATGGTTTTGCTTACGGATTAGGCAGCAAACCTCCAGAAAACTATCATTTTGTATTGGGGCTGCCAGCATGGTTTTTTTATAGTTGTGTAGTTGGATTCATACTTATCGTTGCTCTCGTGGTTGTGGTGGTAAATTTCTTTTTCGTGGACGTCCCATTTGAAGAAGAGGAAGGCAGAGGAAATGGATCATGA
- a CDS encoding Na+/H+ antiporter family protein, translating into MFTNAVIISVIVMVVLSLVRINVIFAILIAAITAGLVSGMSVSESVDVVVSGMGNQANTALSYILLGIFAVMIGLSGITSILVNKMLKVIGHRKLVLVFTIAGLACLSQNVIPVHIAFIPILIPPLLSLFDRIKLDRRAVATALTFGLKAPYIMIPAGFGLIFQGIIQDEMAANGMDIALNHVTLAMLLPGAGMIVGLLIALLITYRKDRVSQGDKGDPKIADDENIPEDVFHRKEVTWSIQHWMTVLAILAALGLQLYTDSLVIGALAGIIVMFATRVVKFFQGEQVVQDGIGMMGMIAFVMLIASGYATILKETGAVQSLVDQTEGLLDGSHLLIATVMLLVGLLITMGIGSSFGTVPVIAALYVPICIAAGFSPMATAALIGTAGALGDAGSPASDSTLGPTSGLNADGKHHHIWETCVPTFLHYNIPLFIFGIIAAVIF; encoded by the coding sequence ATGTTCACAAATGCAGTAATTATAAGTGTTATCGTTATGGTAGTTTTAAGTTTAGTACGGATTAACGTGATTTTTGCCATCTTAATCGCAGCTATAACAGCAGGACTGGTCTCAGGAATGAGTGTATCAGAGTCTGTTGATGTAGTAGTTTCAGGTATGGGCAATCAAGCGAATACGGCACTCAGTTACATTTTACTTGGGATATTCGCTGTGATGATCGGGCTGTCAGGGATCACGAGCATTCTTGTTAACAAGATGCTCAAGGTGATCGGGCACAGAAAGCTTGTGCTCGTCTTTACGATAGCGGGACTGGCTTGTCTCTCTCAGAACGTCATTCCCGTCCATATCGCTTTTATCCCGATCTTAATTCCACCCTTGCTCTCTTTATTTGACCGGATTAAATTGGACAGACGAGCAGTGGCCACCGCATTGACATTTGGTTTGAAAGCTCCTTATATTATGATTCCTGCGGGTTTCGGCTTGATCTTTCAGGGGATCATTCAGGATGAAATGGCCGCAAATGGAATGGACATTGCTTTAAACCATGTGACATTGGCGATGCTGCTTCCGGGGGCAGGCATGATTGTTGGCCTATTAATTGCCTTACTTATTACATATCGAAAGGATCGAGTCAGTCAAGGCGATAAGGGTGATCCGAAGATTGCTGATGATGAGAATATTCCAGAAGATGTGTTTCATCGAAAAGAGGTTACGTGGAGCATCCAGCATTGGATGACAGTTCTGGCTATTCTAGCAGCTTTGGGACTCCAGCTTTATACGGATTCCCTTGTTATTGGAGCCCTTGCAGGAATTATCGTTATGTTTGCAACCAGGGTAGTTAAATTTTTTCAAGGCGAGCAAGTGGTACAGGACGGAATTGGGATGATGGGAATGATTGCCTTTGTCATGCTGATCGCATCAGGGTATGCCACTATTTTAAAAGAAACAGGTGCGGTACAGTCACTTGTTGATCAAACGGAAGGACTCCTGGATGGGTCACATTTGCTAATTGCGACCGTTATGCTTCTTGTAGGGTTATTAATTACAATGGGCATTGGTTCCTCATTTGGTACGGTGCCAGTCATCGCTGCCTTATATGTACCTATTTGTATAGCAGCAGGTTTCTCACCGATGGCCACGGCTGCTTTAATCGGCACAGCTGGAGCGTTAGGTGATGCCGGGTCCCCTGCTTCGGACAGTACACTTGGACCAACATCAGGTTTGAATGCGGACGGCAAGCACCATCATATCTGGGAGACGTGTGTACCAACATTTCTGCATTACAATATTCCACTATTCATTTTTGGAATCATTGCAGCAGTAATATTTTAA
- the hutH gene encoding histidine ammonia-lyase, which produces MIQLNGSDLTIQQMKGMIYDDEFVAINPDSMEKVRKSREAVEKIVESGDTVYGINTGFGKFSDVRIKDKDVDDLQLHLIRSHACGVGEAFPNVVSKAMIVLRLNALLKGFSGVRPCVVERLRDLANENILPVIPSQGSLGASGDLAPLSHLALVLVGEGEVHYRGKVKTTKEVYDELGYKPLTLKAKEGLALINGTQAMTAMGVINYLAAERLVDQSDWIAAMTLESLEGIMDAFHPAIHEARGYPEQMEVAERIRTITSDSQLTTRQGDKRVQDAYSLRCIPQVHGASRQSLAYVKEKLEIEMNAATDNPLIFDNGKTIVSGGNFHGQPIALAMDFLKIAVAEIANISERRVERLVNPQLNDLPGFLSPDPGLQSGAMIMQYVAASLVSENKTLAHPASVDSIPSSANQEDHVSMGTIGARHAHQIIINAQKVAAIEMICAMQALEYKGTSLASASIQNLFVKGRKVVPTITEDRAFSKDIEALAKWLSRDQYDWLVEQTTITSS; this is translated from the coding sequence ATGATTCAATTAAATGGTTCAGATTTAACAATACAGCAAATGAAGGGCATGATATACGACGATGAGTTCGTAGCCATTAATCCGGATAGCATGGAGAAAGTACGTAAAAGCAGAGAGGCTGTAGAAAAAATTGTTGAAAGCGGCGACACTGTTTATGGAATTAACACGGGCTTTGGGAAGTTTAGTGATGTTCGTATAAAGGATAAAGATGTTGATGACCTGCAGCTGCATTTGATTCGTTCACACGCCTGTGGGGTGGGAGAAGCTTTCCCAAATGTGGTGAGTAAAGCAATGATTGTGTTAAGGCTGAATGCTTTACTGAAAGGATTCTCTGGTGTTCGTCCTTGTGTGGTGGAACGTCTCCGTGACCTTGCAAACGAAAATATATTGCCGGTCATTCCTAGTCAGGGGTCTCTGGGTGCTTCAGGGGACCTTGCCCCTTTGTCACATCTTGCGCTGGTGCTCGTTGGAGAGGGAGAAGTTCATTATCGTGGTAAAGTAAAGACAACGAAAGAAGTTTATGATGAATTGGGATATAAACCTTTGACCCTAAAAGCAAAAGAGGGGCTTGCCCTTATTAACGGCACACAAGCTATGACGGCGATGGGAGTGATCAATTATCTTGCAGCCGAGCGATTGGTCGACCAAAGTGACTGGATTGCAGCCATGACGTTAGAATCTCTTGAAGGGATTATGGATGCTTTTCATCCGGCCATTCATGAAGCCCGTGGGTATCCTGAACAAATGGAAGTGGCTGAAAGGATACGTACCATTACCAGTGACAGTCAACTCACTACACGTCAAGGCGATAAGCGTGTACAAGATGCCTATTCACTGCGCTGCATTCCTCAGGTGCATGGGGCTTCAAGACAAAGCCTTGCTTATGTGAAAGAAAAACTGGAAATTGAAATGAATGCAGCAACTGATAACCCGCTCATTTTTGATAATGGGAAAACAATTGTTTCTGGAGGTAATTTTCACGGACAGCCGATTGCTCTTGCGATGGATTTCTTGAAAATTGCTGTAGCTGAGATCGCCAATATTTCTGAACGTCGTGTAGAGCGACTCGTTAATCCGCAGCTCAATGATCTGCCTGGTTTCTTAAGTCCGGACCCTGGTCTTCAATCCGGAGCCATGATTATGCAGTATGTTGCTGCATCGCTAGTCTCGGAAAATAAAACATTGGCTCATCCGGCCAGTGTAGACTCAATTCCGTCTTCTGCGAATCAGGAAGACCATGTTAGCATGGGCACGATTGGAGCAAGGCACGCGCATCAAATCATTATCAATGCACAAAAAGTGGCTGCCATTGAAATGATTTGTGCGATGCAAGCACTTGAATATAAGGGAACCTCTTTAGCTTCTGCTTCTATTCAAAACCTGTTTGTCAAAGGGAGAAAAGTGGTACCGACTATAACTGAAGATCGGGCGTTTTCCAAAGACATAGAAGCTCTTGCGAAATGGCTGAGCCGCGATCAATATGATTGGTTGGTTGAACAAACGACGATAACCAGCTCATAA
- a CDS encoding PRK06851 family protein — MAGKVLHYFAGDYTAKGFYTLYDFNFQGLDQIFMLQGLPYTGKVDVMKKLLKKWEDKNLNIEIIHDSTDNQGLDGIIFPQLKIGIYGGESPLMDFDLDHLEYINMNAAINFDQLQDQKAQIFLLKNKLKKSRLEALHSFRKGLDIHDELEEIYIEEMNFAKADQLTNDLISHLFTTKSTSDTTPVVKRRFFGASTPKGVTDYIPNLTEDLNTRYFIKGRAGTGKSTILKKVAAAGENLGYDVEIYHCGFDPGSLDMVIVRELGFCVFDSTDPHEYFPEREGDIIVDVYDEAVTPGTDEKYADEISNLTRGYKSYMKEGVRFLKEAKQHNDELDSLYQVAVDASETDRIFESIYKDIGKKINTLK, encoded by the coding sequence ATGGCTGGAAAGGTTTTGCATTATTTTGCCGGTGATTATACGGCTAAAGGGTTTTACACTCTCTATGATTTTAATTTCCAAGGACTAGATCAAATTTTTATGCTGCAGGGGTTACCTTATACAGGAAAAGTTGACGTGATGAAAAAATTGTTGAAGAAATGGGAAGATAAGAATCTCAATATAGAAATCATTCACGATTCGACTGACAACCAAGGATTGGACGGGATTATATTTCCTCAATTAAAAATCGGTATTTATGGTGGAGAATCCCCTTTGATGGACTTCGATTTAGACCACCTCGAGTACATCAATATGAATGCTGCCATTAACTTTGATCAATTACAGGACCAGAAAGCTCAAATTTTCTTATTAAAGAATAAATTGAAGAAATCTCGTCTTGAAGCCCTTCATTCATTTAGAAAAGGGCTTGATATACATGACGAGTTAGAAGAAATCTACATTGAGGAAATGAATTTTGCAAAAGCAGACCAATTAACTAATGACTTAATCTCCCATCTTTTTACCACTAAAAGTACTTCTGATACCACTCCTGTAGTGAAGCGACGCTTCTTTGGCGCTTCCACTCCAAAAGGGGTAACGGATTATATTCCAAACTTAACTGAAGATCTAAATACGCGTTATTTCATTAAAGGCCGTGCAGGCACAGGTAAATCTACTATTCTTAAAAAGGTAGCTGCTGCCGGCGAAAACCTTGGTTATGACGTAGAAATTTACCACTGTGGATTTGACCCTGGAAGTTTAGATATGGTGATTGTTCGAGAATTAGGATTTTGTGTTTTTGATAGTACCGATCCACATGAATATTTCCCAGAACGTGAGGGCGACATAATTGTTGATGTCTATGATGAAGCCGTCACTCCAGGCACCGATGAAAAATATGCAGATGAAATTAGCAATCTGACACGCGGCTATAAATCGTATATGAAAGAAGGAGTTCGCTTCTTGAAGGAAGCAAAGCAGCACAATGACGAACTTGACTCTCTTTACCAAGTCGCCGTAGATGCTTCTGAAACGGATCGTATTTTTGAATCGATTTACAAAGATATTGGGAAAAAGATAAATACTCTCAAATAA
- the hutP gene encoding hut operon transcriptional regulator HutP: MTQKIPIGKLAMLVVSLTPAELEPFTSQLKDVEYCQGRAGSMNMQKVIAAVETAAKRSQIISDELYRETHALYHAILEALEGVMRGQIGAGDMMRTVGLRFAIVRGSPYEQLDEGEWLAVAFYGTIGAPVKGLEHETFGLGINHIG; this comes from the coding sequence ATGACACAGAAGATTCCGATTGGAAAGTTAGCGATGCTGGTTGTTTCTTTAACACCGGCAGAGTTAGAGCCATTTACTTCACAACTGAAAGATGTGGAGTATTGTCAAGGCAGAGCAGGGTCGATGAATATGCAAAAGGTGATCGCGGCTGTGGAAACAGCTGCGAAACGCAGTCAGATTATTTCCGATGAATTATACAGAGAGACTCACGCCTTGTATCACGCAATTTTAGAAGCTCTTGAAGGGGTTATGCGCGGTCAAATTGGTGCGGGAGATATGATGCGGACGGTAGGATTGCGTTTTGCAATTGTGCGAGGCTCTCCGTATGAGCAATTGGATGAAGGAGAATGGCTGGCGGTCGCTTTTTACGGAACAATTGGTGCGCCAGTAAAAGGTCTCGAGCATGAAACGTTCGGACTAGGGATAAATCATATAGGGTAA